ATATTCAGAGTCGTTTAAACCAGTGTCCACTAAAAGTGACAATTCTGTTGGATGAAGATTCTCAATTCCAACTCGGGTTATACGAGATGATAATCCCCAAGGAATGTCTGTGGCAAATGTCGGGAGTTGATTTTTGCGGGCAAGCTCAATCAATTTGAAGTAATAACTCCATTCTTCATCAGAACGATGGTCCCATCCCAGAGCTTGGCGAAGAACTGACTCAGGATTTTGGTCTTTGGACTTCATGTTCATTATTGGCGCATAGGGTTGTGTGAAATTCATCAACAAACTTGTCTGTCCAATTGTGAAAAATTCAAAACCTATCGAAGGACGTTCCCCTTTGCTTATCAAGGTTTCAAGTATCTGTAATTGTATTTCATGTTGACGGGCGTTATCGTGCTTCTCCCCAAAATAAATCACCTCTGAGCCAAGAAAATGCTCAATAAGTTCTTCGTGTTTGATAACTTTTCCGGACTCAATATCCCAAATTGTTTCTAAGAGTGGATCTTCTGAAGCTTGACTAGAAGGGAGACCAAAAAGATAGAATATGAAACTGGAGAGGCAGAATTTGCGAAAAAGTGAATTCATGAATCGTGTTTCAGATGGGGTTGAAAACGCAATTAAACTTATTAAATTTTAGAATATGTCCCAAGAAATCCCAATTGAAGATTTATCTCAAGGTCTTTCTGCTACAGAAGTCAAAAGATACAGCAGGCATCTCAGTCTTTCTGAAGTGGGGCCAGAGGGGCAGCAAAAGCTCAAGAAAAGTAAGGTTCTGATTGTTGGTGCCGGAGGTCTGGGATGCCCAGTAGGACTTTATCTGGCTGCAGCAGGTATAGGTCAATTGGGGATAATTGATCATGATGTCGTCGAAATTTCTAATCTGCAAAGGCAGATTGGCCACTTTGAAAAAAATCTTGGGTTACTGAAAACTAAATCTTTGGCTAAGACTATAACCAGTATCAATCCTCAATCGAGAGTTGAACTGATCTCGGACAAGTTGCAGCACAACAATGCACTTCAAATTGTTCAAAAGTACGATGTCATCGTGGACTGTTCTGATAATTTTCCAACCCGATATTTGGTTAACGATGCAGCGTTCTTCGCCAATAAGCCTTTGGTCACTGCATCAGTACACAAATTTCAGGGGCAACTTGCTGTATTTCGGCCGAAATCAAAGGGTGGGTGTTATCGTTGTCTCTACCCTGTAACCTTGCCTGAATCAATGGCACCTACCTGAACGGAATCTGGAGTCCTGGGCGTGCTCCCAGGCACAATGGGTCTACTGCAGTCAACTGAGGTGCTGAAGTTGGTTTTAGGG
The sequence above is drawn from the SAR324 cluster bacterium genome and encodes:
- a CDS encoding ChaN family lipoprotein is translated as MNSLFRKFCLSSFIFYLFGLPSSQASEDPLLETIWDIESGKVIKHEELIEHFLGSEVIYFGEKHDNARQHEIQLQILETLISKGERPSIGFEFFTIGQTSLLMNFTQPYAPIMNMKSKDQNPESVLRQALGWDHRSDEEWSYYFKLIELARKNQLPTFATDIPWGLSSRITRVGIENLHPTELSLLVDTGLNDSEYEELMLEEFTNAHCGYRNEELFRRMYQAWIARNDAMAQSIVDTLEANHQNPVVMIVGFGHLRHGMGIPERVAYLRPETKQINFFMMEISQEPSSLESYLPEFEINGRTFRQDLDYLWFTPRQDTEDPCEAFRKQSE
- a CDS encoding ThiF family adenylyltransferase; translation: MSQEIPIEDLSQGLSATEVKRYSRHLSLSEVGPEGQQKLKKSKVLIVGAGGLGCPVGLYLAAAGIGQLGIIDHDVVEISNLQRQIGHFEKNLGLLKTKSLAKTITSINPQSRVELISDKLQHNNALQIVQKYDVIVDCSDNFPTRYLVNDAAFFANKPLVTASVHKFQGQLAVFRPKSKGGCYRCLYPVTLPESMAPT